One part of the Sporosarcina ureae genome encodes these proteins:
- the perR gene encoding peroxide-responsive transcriptional repressor PerR yields MPGVFLKDALVTLKESGVRITPQRHAILEYLITSHSHPTADEIYKALESDFPNMSVATVYNNLRVFQSSGLVKELTYGDSSSRFDFVTHDHYHIICDDCGKIVDFHHPGLEEVERLAAHVTGFQVNSHRLEVYGTCPDCAAMQQNQAK; encoded by the coding sequence ATGCCTGGAGTATTCTTAAAAGATGCGTTAGTGACATTGAAAGAAAGTGGTGTGAGAATAACTCCACAACGACATGCGATTCTTGAGTATTTAATCACATCCCATTCACATCCGACTGCTGATGAAATCTATAAAGCACTAGAATCAGATTTTCCCAATATGAGTGTGGCGACAGTTTATAACAACTTGCGTGTATTTCAAAGCTCTGGATTAGTCAAAGAGTTGACGTACGGAGATTCGTCAAGTCGTTTTGATTTCGTAACACATGACCATTACCATATTATTTGTGACGACTGCGGAAAGATTGTAGATTTCCACCATCCTGGTTTAGAAGAAGTAGAACGTCTTGCAGCGCATGTGACAGGATTCCAAGTGAATTCACATCGTTTAGAAGTGTATGGAACTTGTCCTGATTGTGCAGCGATGCAACAGAATCAAGCGAAATAA
- a CDS encoding nucleotidyltransferase-like protein, translated as MLRPVYQERASLPETLSVLLIGNQREDDPITDTFDEILFIITSNNEIPIQTKHYTDGKRKAAMHIISERQLTHWLLVGTNKKIIDWLILGKLYFDRDEYGEQLKQRLSEEPLFGRGIKMGMEMAKMIRAYNEGKIHFERKQYMDSYLFAINTLHNLARFVAVKHNVLPENTVWAQMKKIDPAVFKLYEELIGSEEELEKRLDLVFLASEFFIHNYTSEAATHLLDIMSERESWTIQQLHEQDELAMYSSDLEFFIEYLVDKHLIEITPVPSKNDLLFHREYRIIRAR; from the coding sequence ATGCTACGGCCAGTATACCAAGAGAGAGCGAGCTTGCCCGAGACGTTAAGTGTCCTTCTCATTGGCAATCAAAGAGAAGATGATCCGATTACGGATACATTTGATGAAATCTTATTCATCATCACTTCAAATAATGAAATACCGATTCAGACAAAACACTATACAGATGGCAAGCGTAAAGCAGCCATGCATATCATTAGCGAGCGCCAACTAACACACTGGTTACTTGTGGGAACCAATAAGAAAATCATTGATTGGTTAATCCTCGGCAAGTTATATTTTGATCGAGATGAATATGGGGAGCAGCTGAAACAGCGTTTATCCGAAGAACCGTTATTCGGTAGAGGGATTAAAATGGGGATGGAAATGGCTAAAATGATTCGCGCTTATAATGAAGGGAAAATTCATTTCGAAAGAAAACAATACATGGATTCCTATCTATTCGCGATCAATACACTGCATAACTTAGCTAGGTTCGTCGCTGTTAAGCATAACGTTTTACCTGAAAATACTGTGTGGGCGCAAATGAAGAAAATAGATCCAGCTGTTTTTAAGTTGTACGAAGAATTAATTGGAAGTGAAGAAGAATTAGAGAAACGTCTAGATTTAGTGTTCTTGGCAAGTGAGTTCTTTATTCATAACTACACAAGTGAAGCAGCAACACATTTATTGGATATTATGAGCGAAAGAGAATCTTGGACTATCCAGCAATTGCATGAACAAGACGAGTTGGCGATGTATTCCTCGGATTTAGAGTTCTTTATTGAATACTTAGTGGATAAGCATTTAATTGAGATCACACCAGTACCGTCTAAAAATGATTTGCTATTCCACAGAGAGTACCGTATTATAAGGGCTCGGTGA
- a CDS encoding YgzB family protein, whose protein sequence is MKPYKNKINRIRSFALSLIFIGVVIMYIGIFFRSNEVVMLIFMFLGMVAIIGSTVVYAWIGTLSTRAVRVQCPNCGKHTKVLGRVDMCGHCREPLTLDPNLEGKEFDIAYNKKVKQEK, encoded by the coding sequence ATGAAGCCTTACAAAAATAAAATAAATCGTATTCGGTCATTTGCCTTGTCACTAATTTTCATCGGAGTCGTCATTATGTACATCGGAATATTCTTCCGTTCTAATGAAGTAGTTATGTTGATCTTTATGTTTTTGGGCATGGTTGCAATTATCGGTAGTACAGTGGTGTATGCGTGGATCGGTACCCTTTCTACACGGGCTGTACGAGTTCAGTGTCCAAATTGCGGCAAGCATACAAAAGTGCTTGGACGAGTTGATATGTGCGGACATTGTCGCGAGCCGTTGACACTCGACCCCAATCTTGAAGGTAAAGAATTCGACATTGCGTATAATAAAAAAGTAAAGCAAGAAAAATAA
- a CDS encoding MFS transporter: protein MVSKKQRNLILLLLFIGWAIGNFDRYFINYAILSITEDLQLSPTSTGLILSSFFAGYALMQIPGGWLADKFGSRRVLIVSVLMWSIFTAATGAVWSLTSMIIIRFLFGIGEGGFQPSSSKLISQTFPSSKRAWAMSIMLSTGGIVSLIVPVLSVYLLTTIGWRVSFLVLGGIGLIITVLYWAFIRLPEGFKEEEFKPVGENQEGVFKQLIKTPLMLNLFIAYYSIYAINWGLATWLPTYLVNVRGLDLISLGWVQTIPGLAMVLAIFLSGYVIDRLPEEREKVMGAIACVLIGIILYLMFNAPNVTMFITYQTIVIMFISFIILLLPSIILKRFPSTVVGTSMGIANTGGQLAGFITPLAIGFIVQMFNGSYNAAFWMLIIFAVICTVSLLTLNYRKGELLQAEQ, encoded by the coding sequence ATGGTTTCTAAGAAACAAAGAAACTTGATTTTGTTATTACTATTTATAGGTTGGGCCATTGGTAACTTCGATCGTTATTTTATAAACTATGCAATATTGTCCATCACTGAAGATTTACAATTGAGTCCTACAAGTACTGGACTTATCCTTAGTAGTTTTTTTGCGGGATATGCGCTTATGCAAATACCAGGTGGTTGGTTGGCAGATAAATTCGGTTCTAGGAGAGTCTTAATTGTATCCGTCCTGATGTGGTCGATCTTTACAGCGGCGACGGGGGCAGTATGGTCACTGACTTCGATGATTATAATCCGTTTCTTATTCGGGATTGGAGAAGGTGGATTTCAACCTTCAAGTTCAAAACTGATTTCGCAAACGTTTCCAAGTTCAAAAAGAGCTTGGGCCATGTCTATTATGCTTTCAACTGGCGGTATTGTGTCGCTGATTGTACCGGTACTTTCAGTTTATTTGCTGACAACAATTGGTTGGCGAGTGTCTTTTCTAGTACTGGGCGGTATCGGGCTTATTATTACTGTTCTTTACTGGGCTTTCATCAGGCTGCCCGAGGGCTTTAAAGAGGAAGAATTCAAACCGGTTGGCGAGAATCAGGAGGGCGTTTTCAAGCAATTGATAAAAACTCCGTTGATGTTGAATCTATTTATCGCCTATTATAGTATTTACGCGATTAACTGGGGTTTAGCGACTTGGTTGCCGACTTATCTCGTCAATGTACGTGGACTTGATTTAATTTCACTTGGATGGGTGCAAACAATTCCAGGTTTAGCAATGGTCTTAGCGATTTTCTTATCTGGATATGTGATTGATAGGCTTCCGGAAGAACGAGAGAAAGTGATGGGAGCAATTGCATGTGTCCTCATTGGGATTATTTTATATCTCATGTTTAATGCGCCGAACGTAACGATGTTCATCACTTACCAAACAATAGTGATTATGTTCATTTCATTTATAATACTTTTATTACCATCTATTATTTTGAAAAGGTTTCCATCTACTGTAGTAGGTACAAGTATGGGAATCGCGAACACGGGTGGCCAGTTAGCAGGCTTTATTACGCCACTTGCCATCGGGTTTATTGTACAGATGTTTAATGGATCGTATAATGCTGCTTTTTGGATGTTAATTATTTTTGCTGTCATTTGTACGGTTTCATTATTGACGTTGAATTACCGAAAAGGCGAGTTGCTTCAAGCTGAGCAATGA
- a CDS encoding D-2-hydroxyacid dehydrogenase has protein sequence MKVLFTFKIKTTFKEQLKEKYPNVEFIYTTNIDDASLEDIEVIVTDGGDLTSEHVEKATALKWVMVAAVGVDTLPIEALQERDILVTNSHGVHKMPLAESVLAHLLSLERGLPGIYKREDKKEWKLDSLPGEMNHSTALIVGTGAIGGEIGRLLQAFHVRTIGCNRSGHSNPSMDETISFQEILERLPEADYVISILPSTPQTRWIYQPEHFRAMKETAVFMNVGRGDAVKEQCVLDALQQNEIRHAVLDVFETEPLPEDSPFWELPNCTVSPHMSSLSDQYIKRSLDIMDTNLDKWVAGEKDLINQVDLAKGY, from the coding sequence ATGAAGGTACTATTCACATTTAAGATTAAAACTACATTTAAAGAGCAATTAAAAGAGAAGTATCCTAATGTCGAATTTATATATACTACAAATATTGATGATGCTTCATTGGAAGATATAGAGGTAATCGTGACAGATGGTGGAGATTTAACATCAGAACATGTCGAAAAAGCTACCGCGTTAAAATGGGTCATGGTAGCAGCGGTTGGAGTCGATACATTACCAATTGAAGCACTTCAGGAGCGCGATATTTTAGTTACGAATTCGCATGGTGTTCATAAAATGCCGCTAGCCGAATCTGTATTGGCACATTTACTATCCTTGGAACGTGGATTGCCAGGTATCTATAAAAGAGAGGATAAAAAAGAATGGAAGCTAGATTCTTTACCTGGTGAAATGAATCACTCCACTGCTTTAATAGTAGGAACTGGTGCAATTGGTGGGGAAATCGGACGCTTACTTCAGGCATTCCATGTCCGCACGATTGGCTGCAATCGTTCGGGTCACTCAAATCCTTCAATGGATGAAACAATTTCATTCCAAGAAATACTTGAGAGATTACCGGAAGCGGATTATGTCATCTCTATCTTGCCAAGTACGCCCCAAACAAGATGGATTTATCAGCCAGAGCATTTTCGTGCCATGAAAGAGACAGCGGTCTTTATGAATGTAGGTAGGGGAGACGCAGTGAAAGAGCAGTGTGTGTTGGATGCCTTGCAACAAAATGAAATTCGTCATGCGGTCCTTGATGTCTTTGAAACAGAGCCGTTGCCTGAAGATAGTCCGTTTTGGGAATTGCCCAACTGTACAGTATCTCCGCATATGTCCAGTCTTTCCGATCAATATATCAAACGTTCACTTGATATCATGGATACCAATCTTGATAAGTGGGTGGCGGGGGAAAAGGACCTTATCAACCAAGTTGATTTAGCAAAAGGTTATTAA